A window of Microcystis aeruginosa FD4 contains these coding sequences:
- a CDS encoding Na(+)/H(+) antiporter subunit B, with product MKWIYTLAAIAFAVKMVIIPNTASSVSSLEIVESLVRDGGVPNAVSVVIFRNRLYDTIYEVVVFTIAIMGANFLLATEKPASKIHQFTDQPSIILARLGSTIAALVGIELAIRGHLSPGGGFAAGVAGGTAIGLIAITSSPEWMQAIYRRWQAATWEKISVLVFIVLAAITLSGFELPHGELGALFSGGILPILNILVAVKVALGSWAVILVFIRYRGLL from the coding sequence ATGAAATGGATTTATACTCTAGCCGCCATTGCCTTCGCTGTCAAAATGGTAATTATTCCGAATACTGCTTCCTCTGTATCATCCTTAGAAATTGTTGAATCCCTAGTGCGCGACGGTGGTGTTCCTAATGCGGTTTCGGTGGTTATTTTTCGTAATCGTCTCTACGATACCATCTATGAAGTGGTTGTTTTTACCATTGCGATTATGGGAGCAAATTTTCTTTTAGCCACCGAAAAACCCGCCAGTAAAATCCATCAATTTACTGACCAACCTTCAATTATTTTAGCCCGTTTAGGGTCCACAATTGCCGCTTTAGTAGGCATTGAATTAGCTATCCGCGGGCATTTAAGTCCGGGGGGAGGTTTTGCCGCCGGAGTCGCCGGAGGTACGGCAATTGGTTTAATAGCAATTACCTCGTCTCCCGAATGGATGCAAGCAATTTATCGCCGTTGGCAAGCGGCAACATGGGAGAAAATTTCCGTCTTAGTTTTTATTGTTTTAGCCGCTATTACTCTCTCAGGATTTGAGTTACCCCACGGGGAATTAGGTGCGCTATTTAGTGGCGGCATTTTACCGATACTAAACATTTTAGTTGCCGTTAAAGTAGCTTTAGGTTCCTGGGCAGTAATCCTCGTTTTTATCCGTTATCGCGGTTTATTGTGA